Proteins co-encoded in one Nonomuraea helvata genomic window:
- a CDS encoding cell division protein SepF has product MGAVRKVVSYLGLSGVDHYDEGYDDDDGYEDEYVPATERAARRWRANVDASRIVMIQPLKYNDAPLIGQHFREGQTVIMDVSGMAMPEATRMVDFAAGLAYGCEGRIERIADRVFLLAPAHVEIETT; this is encoded by the coding sequence ATGGGGGCAGTACGCAAGGTGGTGAGCTACCTTGGCCTGAGCGGGGTCGATCACTACGACGAGGGTTATGACGACGACGACGGCTATGAGGACGAGTACGTCCCCGCGACCGAGCGGGCCGCCCGGCGGTGGCGTGCCAACGTCGACGCGTCGCGCATCGTGATGATCCAGCCGCTCAAGTACAACGACGCGCCGTTGATCGGTCAGCACTTCCGTGAAGGGCAGACAGTGATCATGGACGTCTCGGGCATGGCGATGCCTGAGGCGACGAGGATGGTCGACTTCGCCGCCGGTCTGGCCTATGGGTGCGAGGGGCGGATCGAGCGCATCGCCGACCGCGTCTTCCTGCTCGCGCCCGCTCACGTGGAGATCGAGACCACCTGA
- the argS gene encoding arginine--tRNA ligase: protein MTDPQIMLAERVQQALARAFGSEHADADPLIRPSQFADFQANVAMSLAKRLRRAPREVAEAIKAELSDFPGTVEVSGPGFLNITLDGSWIESEATRMLADPRLGVGTITPSQTVVIDYSAPNAAKEMHVGHLRTTIVGDSLARLHEHLGNTVIRQNHLGDWGTPFGMLIEHLLDIGEEAAVAQLEAGQGTEFYQAARAKFDGDDAFRQRARVRVTTLQSGDPDTLRLWHVFMDATVRYFNKIYSLLGVTLTDADIAGESMYNPMLQKTCDDLEAAGTAVISEGALCVFPPGFTGSDDKPLPLIIRKSDGGYGYATTDMAAIRYRVHDLKAERMLYVVGADQALHFRMVFAAARQAGWLPDSVSPEHVQIGMMLGKDGRRFKTRSGESVKLMDLLQEAVDRATAAIAERGYDEATTNEIAHAVGMGAVKYADLSVSHDSEYVFDFDRMLAFTGNTGPYMQYATARIRSIFRRAGVDPADAAGPLVLAAPAERALGLHVLGFGELISQVTAESEPHRLCAFLFQTASLFSTFYDECPVVKEGVDPETRQRRLALCSLVLRVLETGLDLLGVPVPERM from the coding sequence ATGACCGACCCGCAGATCATGCTCGCCGAGCGCGTCCAGCAGGCGCTGGCCCGCGCGTTCGGCTCCGAGCACGCCGACGCAGACCCGCTGATCCGGCCGTCCCAGTTCGCCGACTTCCAGGCGAATGTCGCGATGAGCCTGGCGAAGCGACTGCGACGGGCGCCGCGGGAGGTCGCCGAGGCGATCAAGGCGGAGCTGTCCGACTTCCCCGGCACGGTCGAGGTCAGCGGCCCCGGCTTCCTCAACATCACGCTCGACGGGTCGTGGATCGAGTCCGAGGCCACGCGGATGCTGGCCGACCCGCGGCTGGGCGTCGGCACGATCACGCCGTCGCAGACCGTGGTGATCGACTACTCCGCGCCCAACGCGGCCAAGGAGATGCACGTCGGCCACCTGCGCACCACGATCGTGGGCGACTCGCTGGCCCGGCTGCACGAGCACCTCGGCAACACCGTGATCAGGCAGAACCACCTGGGCGACTGGGGCACGCCGTTCGGCATGCTCATCGAGCACCTGCTCGACATCGGCGAGGAGGCCGCGGTCGCGCAGCTGGAGGCCGGCCAGGGCACGGAGTTCTACCAGGCGGCGCGGGCCAAGTTCGACGGCGACGACGCGTTCAGGCAGCGGGCCCGGGTGCGGGTGACCACGCTGCAGTCGGGCGACCCCGACACGCTGCGGCTCTGGCACGTGTTCATGGACGCGACCGTCCGCTACTTCAACAAGATCTACAGCCTGCTGGGCGTGACGCTGACCGACGCCGACATCGCCGGCGAGAGCATGTACAACCCCATGCTGCAGAAGACGTGCGACGACCTGGAGGCGGCCGGGACGGCGGTGATCAGCGAGGGCGCGCTCTGCGTGTTCCCGCCCGGCTTCACCGGCTCCGACGACAAGCCGCTGCCGCTCATCATCAGGAAGAGCGACGGCGGCTACGGGTACGCCACCACCGACATGGCGGCGATCCGCTACCGCGTCCACGACCTCAAGGCCGAGCGCATGCTCTACGTCGTGGGCGCCGATCAGGCGCTGCACTTCCGGATGGTGTTCGCCGCGGCGCGGCAGGCGGGCTGGCTGCCCGACTCGGTCTCGCCCGAGCATGTCCAGATCGGCATGATGCTGGGCAAGGACGGGCGCAGGTTCAAGACCCGCTCCGGCGAGTCCGTCAAGCTGATGGACCTGCTCCAGGAGGCCGTCGACCGGGCCACGGCGGCCATCGCCGAACGGGGCTACGACGAGGCCACGACCAACGAGATCGCGCACGCCGTCGGCATGGGGGCGGTGAAATATGCCGATTTGTCGGTCAGCCACGACAGCGAGTACGTCTTCGACTTCGACCGCATGCTCGCCTTCACCGGCAACACCGGCCCCTACATGCAGTACGCGACGGCCAGGATCCGCTCCATCTTCCGCAGGGCGGGGGTCGACCCGGCCGACGCGGCAGGGCCCCTCGTGCTGGCCGCGCCCGCCGAGCGCGCGCTCGGCCTCCACGTGCTGGGTTTCGGTGAGCTGATCTCCCAGGTCACCGCCGAGTCCGAGCCGCACCGGCTGTGCGCCTTCCTCTTCCAGACCGCCAGCCTGTTCAGCACGTTCTACGACGAGTGCCCGGTGGTCAAGGAGGGCGTCGACCCGGAGACCAGGCAGCGGCGGCTGGCCCTCTGCTCGCTGGTCCTGCGGGTGCTGGAGACCGGGCTCGACCTTCTGGGCGTCCCTGTCCCCGAGCGTATGTAA
- a CDS encoding HAD-IC family P-type ATPase, with product MHGLTSAQAAGAKPNQVPRRSSRSLSAIIRANVFTLFNLVIGVLWALVLIFGEWQDSLFGLVIVANVLIGIVQELRAKRTLDKLAVINEAPVRVRRDGEERQVQPHQVVLGDLVLLGPGDRLLVDGEIVESDGLEVDESLLTGEADPVHKLPGDQVLSGSFAVAGAGAFVATRVGTDAYAVKLAEEASRFHLAHSELREGVANFIKYITWLVVPIGALLIYSQLKHSADFGTAITGAVAGIVTMIPEGLVLMTSIAFAVGVIRLGRHKCLVQELPAIEGLARVDVLCLDKTGTLTAGGMDLDQVLPLRDGQPIENALAALAHLDSRPNATAEAVRARYPVPGDGWTAGTTVPFSSARKWSGADFGERGAWVLGAPDVLLDGGDGYDRAAELAATGTRVLALCRVNALPAGEGAEPVALVTFKQRVRPDARETLRYFARQGVTVKVISGDNPAAVSAIAADLDIPDAHRSVDARTLPQDDPDKLGELLDSHTVFGRVSPQQKREFVGALQARGHTVAMTGDGVNDVLALKDADLGIAMGAGSPATKAVAQVVLLDDRFATLPHVVGEGRRVLANVERVSNLFLTKTFYAIVLSLCVGVAGVMFPFAPRHSTLTNALTIGVPALFLALAPTLERSEPGFVRRVLRFAVPAGVLCAAAVLMSFWAAHSGTSTLVEDQTSAVITLFLTTWWVLVLIARPLNWWRIALVGAMAAAFAIGLTIPFVRHFFALEPGDISNDLTAVGISIVAALMISVAVKVAGTLRT from the coding sequence GTGCATGGGCTCACTTCGGCACAGGCAGCGGGGGCGAAGCCCAACCAGGTGCCGCGGCGGTCGAGCAGATCGCTGAGCGCGATCATCAGGGCGAACGTCTTCACGCTGTTCAACCTGGTCATCGGCGTGCTCTGGGCGCTGGTCCTGATCTTCGGCGAGTGGCAGGACAGCCTGTTCGGGCTGGTCATCGTGGCCAACGTGCTGATCGGGATCGTTCAGGAGTTACGGGCGAAGCGCACGCTCGACAAGCTCGCGGTGATCAACGAGGCTCCGGTCAGGGTACGGCGCGACGGCGAGGAGCGGCAGGTCCAGCCGCACCAGGTGGTGCTGGGTGACCTGGTCCTCCTGGGTCCGGGCGACCGCCTGCTGGTCGACGGCGAGATTGTCGAGTCCGACGGGCTGGAGGTGGACGAGTCACTGCTGACCGGCGAGGCCGACCCCGTGCACAAGCTGCCGGGCGACCAGGTCCTGTCGGGCAGCTTCGCGGTGGCGGGCGCGGGAGCGTTCGTGGCCACGAGGGTCGGCACCGACGCGTACGCCGTGAAGCTGGCCGAAGAGGCGAGCAGATTCCACCTCGCCCATTCCGAGCTGCGCGAGGGCGTGGCGAACTTCATCAAGTACATCACCTGGCTGGTCGTCCCGATCGGCGCCCTGCTGATCTACAGCCAGCTCAAGCACTCGGCGGACTTCGGCACCGCGATCACCGGCGCGGTCGCGGGCATCGTCACCATGATCCCCGAGGGGCTGGTGCTGATGACCTCGATCGCGTTCGCGGTCGGCGTCATCCGGCTCGGCCGGCACAAGTGCCTGGTCCAGGAGTTGCCCGCGATCGAGGGTCTGGCCCGGGTGGACGTGCTCTGCCTGGACAAGACGGGCACGCTCACCGCCGGCGGCATGGACCTCGACCAGGTGCTGCCCCTGCGTGACGGCCAGCCGATCGAGAACGCGCTGGCCGCGCTGGCCCACCTCGACAGCCGCCCGAACGCCACCGCCGAGGCCGTACGGGCCCGCTACCCGGTCCCGGGAGACGGCTGGACGGCCGGGACGACGGTGCCGTTCTCCTCGGCGCGCAAGTGGAGCGGGGCCGACTTCGGCGAGCGGGGCGCGTGGGTGCTGGGAGCTCCCGACGTGCTGCTCGACGGCGGGGACGGCTACGACAGGGCCGCCGAGCTGGCCGCCACCGGCACCAGGGTGCTCGCGCTCTGCCGTGTGAACGCCCTACCCGCGGGCGAGGGAGCGGAGCCGGTGGCGCTCGTCACGTTCAAGCAGCGCGTCAGGCCCGACGCCCGGGAGACCCTGCGCTACTTCGCCAGACAGGGCGTCACCGTCAAGGTCATCTCCGGCGACAACCCGGCCGCCGTCTCCGCCATCGCCGCCGACCTGGACATCCCGGACGCCCACCGCTCCGTGGACGCGCGGACCCTCCCCCAGGACGACCCGGACAAGCTGGGCGAGCTGCTCGACTCCCACACCGTCTTCGGCCGCGTCAGCCCCCAGCAGAAGCGCGAGTTCGTCGGGGCACTCCAGGCCCGGGGCCACACCGTGGCCATGACCGGCGACGGCGTCAACGACGTGCTGGCGCTGAAGGACGCCGACCTCGGCATCGCGATGGGCGCGGGCAGCCCGGCCACCAAGGCCGTGGCTCAGGTGGTGCTGCTGGACGACAGGTTCGCCACGCTGCCGCACGTCGTGGGCGAGGGCCGACGGGTGCTGGCCAACGTCGAACGGGTCTCCAACCTGTTCCTCACCAAGACCTTCTACGCCATCGTGCTGTCGCTGTGCGTGGGGGTGGCCGGGGTGATGTTCCCGTTCGCGCCCCGTCACTCCACCCTGACGAACGCCCTCACCATCGGCGTCCCCGCGCTCTTCCTCGCGCTCGCGCCCACGCTCGAACGCTCGGAGCCCGGCTTCGTCCGCAGGGTGCTGCGCTTCGCCGTACCGGCCGGGGTGCTGTGCGCGGCGGCGGTGCTGATGTCGTTCTGGGCCGCGCACAGCGGCACGTCCACCCTCGTCGAGGACCAGACGTCGGCGGTGATCACGCTCTTCCTCACCACCTGGTGGGTGCTGGTGCTGATCGCCAGGCCGCTCAACTGGTGGCGGATCGCCCTGGTCGGCGCGATGGCGGCGGCGTTCGCGATCGGGCTGACGATCCCCTTCGTCAGGCATTTCTTCGCGCTCGAACCGGGCGACATCAGCAACGACCTGACCGCCGTCGGCATCTCGATCGTGGCGGCGTTAATGATAAGCGTCGCCGTCAAGGTCGCCGGTACCCTTAGAACATGA
- the plsX gene encoding phosphate acyltransferase PlsX: MSDSRPIALDAMGGDHAPHETVAGAVHAVRERGLSVVLVGSPRVLYEALADHDATKEVPIVRAEEALAMDEGALASLRRPRSSLAVACHLVRRGDAAAVVSAGSTAGIVATGRLRLKGQQGVLRPAIAVPIPTLPQPTLLIDAGANAEVKPEMLVQFAHLGTAYAELAYNIETPRVGLLTIGSEAEKGNKLVKRAHELLLTSPGVNFTGNVEGHDLLAGKADVITTDGFTGNVALKTMEGAVRYAFSELREVVSESRLARLGAAMQRSRIRELRRRLDPEAYGGAVLLGLNGTVVIAHGSSRAEGISAACKLAADLSAAGIVSRIGDKLSATHRSHRLW, encoded by the coding sequence TTGTCCGACAGCAGGCCCATCGCGCTCGACGCCATGGGCGGCGACCACGCACCGCATGAGACCGTGGCGGGAGCGGTGCACGCCGTGCGCGAGCGCGGCCTGTCCGTCGTGCTCGTCGGCTCCCCGCGCGTGCTCTACGAGGCGCTCGCCGACCACGACGCCACCAAGGAAGTGCCGATCGTACGGGCCGAGGAGGCCCTGGCCATGGACGAGGGCGCGCTGGCCAGCCTGCGCCGCCCCCGCTCCAGCCTCGCCGTCGCCTGCCACCTCGTACGCCGCGGCGACGCCGCCGCGGTCGTGTCCGCGGGCTCCACGGCGGGGATCGTGGCCACCGGCAGGCTCCGGCTCAAAGGCCAGCAGGGCGTGCTCAGACCGGCCATAGCGGTCCCCATCCCCACTCTTCCTCAGCCCACCCTGCTCATCGACGCGGGCGCGAACGCCGAGGTCAAGCCGGAGATGCTGGTGCAGTTCGCCCATCTGGGGACGGCCTACGCCGAGCTGGCGTACAACATCGAGACGCCCAGAGTCGGCCTGCTCACCATCGGCAGCGAGGCCGAGAAGGGCAACAAGCTGGTCAAACGCGCCCACGAGCTCCTCCTGACCTCACCCGGCGTCAACTTCACCGGCAACGTCGAGGGCCACGACCTGCTGGCCGGCAAGGCGGATGTGATCACCACCGACGGTTTCACCGGGAACGTGGCGCTGAAGACCATGGAAGGCGCGGTCCGTTACGCGTTCTCCGAGCTCAGGGAGGTCGTCAGCGAGAGCCGGCTGGCCAGGCTGGGCGCCGCCATGCAGCGCTCGCGCATCCGCGAGCTGCGCCGCCGCCTCGACCCCGAAGCGTACGGGGGCGCCGTGCTGCTCGGCCTGAACGGCACCGTCGTCATCGCCCACGGCTCGTCCAGGGCCGAGGGCATCAGCGCGGCCTGCAAGCTCGCGGCCGACCTGTCCGCGGCCGGAATCGTCTCCCGCATCGGCGACAAGCTGAGCGCCACACATCGCTCCCACAGACTCTGGTGA
- a CDS encoding DUF1707 SHOCT-like domain-containing protein, with the protein MTHDPDMRASDADRDRVAAVLAEALATGRLTSVEHADRLDVAYAAKTMSELVPLTRDLPEVAASNVPATIEQQVIDSKFSKIVRKGRWVASRNTRLSARFGALIVDLSDAVLPGREITIETNAWFSKLIVRVPDNAHVIDEGSSVFGKRNVTGGSQADGPMIRVTGSSKFSKVIVSRGMDDWNLH; encoded by the coding sequence GTGACCCACGATCCGGACATGCGCGCCTCAGACGCCGATCGCGACCGCGTGGCCGCGGTCCTGGCCGAGGCGCTCGCGACAGGAAGACTCACCAGCGTCGAGCACGCCGACCGCCTCGACGTCGCCTACGCGGCGAAGACGATGAGCGAGCTCGTCCCCCTCACCCGGGACCTTCCCGAGGTGGCCGCGTCCAACGTGCCCGCCACCATCGAGCAGCAGGTCATCGACTCGAAGTTCAGCAAGATCGTCCGTAAGGGCCGGTGGGTGGCGTCCCGCAACACCCGGCTGTCCGCCCGGTTCGGCGCCCTCATCGTCGACCTGTCGGACGCGGTGCTGCCCGGACGCGAGATCACCATCGAGACGAACGCGTGGTTCAGCAAGCTGATCGTGCGCGTGCCCGACAACGCCCATGTGATCGACGAGGGCAGTTCGGTGTTCGGCAAGCGCAACGTGACGGGCGGATCGCAGGCGGACGGGCCGATGATCCGGGTCACGGGGTCGTCGAAGTTCTCCAAGGTGATCGTGTCGCGCGGGATGGACGACTGGAACCTCCACTGA
- a CDS encoding lysine 2,3-aminomutase: protein MILNQAGTRRFKAYTSKHLDELLKRAGLDDEQRLKVRAVATVLPFRTNAYVVDQLIDWSAAPDDPIYRLVFPQADMLPAADVARLADLLKAEAPNAEIQAEANRVRAQLNPHPAGQKELNVPKMGDEPVPGMQHKYSETVLIFPKQGQTCHAYCTYCFRWAQFVGDADLKFASDDIDQMVAYIRRHPEVTSVLITGGDAMIMGEPVIRRYIEPLLDLEQVESIRIGTKALGYWPQRFTTDPDADATLGLFEEVVNAGKNLAFMAHFSHPRELESPLVESAVKRILGSGATIRTQAPLIRSINDDPAVWSHMWRRQLRMGMIPYYMFIERDTGPQDYFAVPLARAYEIFRDAYSSVSGLCRTVRGPSMSATPGKVCVDGVTEIAGEQVFMLHLIQARDPSLVGRPFFARYDPTAVWLTDLRPAFADRFPFEPAGALLPA, encoded by the coding sequence GTGATCTTGAACCAGGCAGGCACGCGACGCTTCAAGGCGTACACGTCCAAGCACCTTGACGAGCTTCTGAAGCGAGCGGGGCTCGACGACGAGCAGCGGCTGAAAGTCCGCGCCGTCGCCACGGTGCTGCCGTTCCGGACCAACGCCTACGTCGTCGATCAACTCATAGATTGGTCGGCCGCGCCCGACGACCCGATCTACCGGCTCGTCTTCCCGCAGGCGGACATGCTGCCCGCCGCCGACGTCGCGCGGCTGGCCGACCTGCTCAAGGCCGAGGCGCCCAACGCAGAGATCCAGGCCGAGGCCAACCGCGTACGTGCGCAGCTCAACCCGCACCCCGCCGGCCAGAAAGAGCTCAACGTCCCGAAGATGGGCGATGAGCCGGTGCCCGGCATGCAGCACAAGTATTCGGAGACCGTGCTGATCTTCCCCAAGCAGGGGCAGACCTGTCACGCGTACTGCACCTACTGCTTCCGATGGGCGCAGTTCGTCGGTGACGCGGACCTGAAGTTCGCCTCCGACGACATCGACCAGATGGTGGCCTACATTCGCCGTCATCCCGAGGTCACCAGCGTCCTGATCACCGGCGGCGACGCGATGATCATGGGCGAGCCTGTCATCAGACGATATATCGAGCCATTGCTGGATCTGGAGCAGGTGGAGTCGATCAGGATCGGCACCAAGGCGCTGGGCTACTGGCCGCAGCGCTTCACCACCGATCCCGACGCCGACGCCACGCTCGGGCTGTTCGAGGAGGTGGTGAACGCGGGCAAGAACCTCGCGTTCATGGCCCACTTCTCGCACCCGCGCGAGCTGGAGTCACCGCTGGTCGAGTCGGCGGTCAAGCGCATCCTCGGCAGCGGCGCCACGATCAGGACCCAGGCGCCGCTGATCAGGTCCATCAACGACGACCCCGCCGTGTGGTCGCACATGTGGCGGCGGCAGCTGCGGATGGGGATGATCCCCTATTACATGTTCATCGAGCGTGACACCGGGCCGCAGGACTACTTCGCGGTGCCGCTGGCGCGCGCGTACGAGATCTTCAGGGACGCGTACTCGAGCGTCTCGGGGCTCTGCCGCACGGTCCGCGGGCCGTCGATGTCGGCCACGCCGGGCAAGGTGTGCGTCGACGGTGTCACCGAGATCGCGGGGGAGCAGGTGTTCATGCTCCACCTCATCCAGGCGCGCGACCCGTCGCTGGTCGGGCGGCCGTTCTTCGCCCGCTACGACCCGACCGCGGTGTGGCTGACGGACCTGCGCCCGGCCTTCGCCGACCGTTTCCCGTTCGAGCCGGCGGGCGCGCTGCTGCCCGCCTGA